One Macrobrachium rosenbergii isolate ZJJX-2024 chromosome 10, ASM4041242v1, whole genome shotgun sequence DNA window includes the following coding sequences:
- the Prosbeta3 gene encoding proteasome subunit beta type-3, with protein sequence MSILSYNGGCVVAMRGKNCAAIACDLRFGIQGQTISTDFEKVFEVGPNLYIGLPGLATDTQTVLQRLKFRIKMYEMREGRRVKPKTLMAMVQNMLYERRFGPYFIEPVIAAVDPATKEPYICALDLIGCECEPEDFVVAGTCSESLYGMCETAWREDMGPDELFECISQSMLDAADRDALSGWGSVVHVIEQDKVTTRYLKCRYD encoded by the exons ATG agCATTCTGAGTTATAATGGTGGTTGTGTTGTGGCCATGAGGGGAAAGAATTGTGCAGCCATAGCCTGTGACCTTCGGTTCGGTATACAAGGACAAACTATTTCCACGGATTTCGAG AAAGTGTTTGAAGTGGGACCAAATTTGTACATTGGATTGCCAGGATTGGCAACCGACACCCAGACTGTGTTGCAGAGACTCAAGTTTCGCATCAAGATGTATGAAATGAG AGAGGGTCGCCGTGTGAAACCCAAAACCTTGATGGCTATGGTACAAAATATGCTCTACGAGAGAAGATTTGGTCCATATTTTATTGAGCCTGTCATTGCAGCTGTGGATCCAGCAACTAAAGAACCATACATTTGTGCCCTTGATCTGATTGGGTGTGAATGTGAACCAGAAGATTTTGTTGTGGCAGGAACCTGCTCAGAATCCCTTTATG GCATGTGTGAAACAGCTTGGCGCGAAGACATGGGACCAGATGAGCTATTTGAGTGCATCAGTCAGTCCATGCTTGATGCAGCCGATCGGGATGCTTTGTCTGGTTGGGGTTCTGTTGTTCATGTCAT TGAACAAGATAAAGTGACCACACGTTACCTCAAGTGCAGATACGACTAA